A part of Deinococcus ruber genomic DNA contains:
- a CDS encoding DUF2442 domain-containing protein, with protein MYRLTDVRPGDGLTLHLTYTDGATVHADVAGLLAGDPGVFAPLAARAFFEQVTLGPRGRSITWPGELDLDADVFRLDDGDPAKPEVFRTLSSTAATPPDPVSSALRQAVEASGLTQAEVARRADMKQPNLATLLDPTYHGHSLSAVRRVADALGLQVQVTLVSPEQAAS; from the coding sequence ATGTACAGACTGACCGATGTTCGCCCAGGCGACGGCCTCACCCTCCATCTGACCTACACCGACGGCGCGACCGTCCATGCCGATGTCGCGGGCCTGCTCGCTGGAGATCCCGGCGTCTTCGCCCCCCTCGCGGCCCGCGCCTTCTTCGAGCAGGTCACGCTCGGCCCACGCGGGCGATCGATCACCTGGCCTGGTGAACTCGATCTGGATGCCGACGTGTTCCGCTTAGATGACGGCGACCCGGCCAAACCGGAGGTGTTCCGCACCCTGAGCAGCACGGCCGCCACGCCGCCCGACCCGGTCAGCAGCGCACTGCGTCAGGCGGTCGAGGCCAGCGGCCTGACACAGGCAGAGGTGGCGCGGCGGGCAGACATGAAGCAGCCGAATCTGGCCACGCTGCTCGACCCGACGTACCACGGCCACAGCCTCAGCGCGGTGCGCCGGGTGGCCGACGCGCTGGGCCTGCAGGTGCAGGTGACGCTGGTTTCTCCGGAACAGGCCGCGTCCTGA
- a CDS encoding DUF4160 domain-containing protein, with amino-acid sequence MPEISSFYGIRVTMYYRDHQPPHFHAEYGDDEIVIVIADLSTYAGSLPKRAHRLVLEWAIQHQTALGGLWTLAQAQQPLSKLPPLS; translated from the coding sequence ATGCCAGAGATCAGCAGCTTCTATGGAATCCGGGTCACGATGTACTACCGCGATCACCAGCCCCCCCACTTCCACGCCGAATACGGCGACGATGAAATCGTGATCGTGATCGCCGACCTGAGCACCTACGCGGGCAGCCTGCCCAAACGGGCACACCGTCTGGTACTGGAGTGGGCCATCCAGCATCAGACCGCGCTGGGCGGCCTCTGGACGCTGGCGCAGGCTCAGCAGCCGCTCTCTAAGCTCCCCCCCCTCTCCTGA